In one window of Gemmatimonadales bacterium DNA:
- a CDS encoding UvrB/UvrC motif-containing protein → MLCDNCGEREAAIHLTQIVDNTVTTMHLCEQCAAAKGVETGASVAKFPLGDFLASLGKPGSAQTAESGADLACPACGATLQDFRQTGRLGCARCYTTFEPHLRDLLRRLHGSSQHVGERYTAEVAPAATAPGPARAAGELREQLKRAIEAENFELAAELRDRLKVLE, encoded by the coding sequence ATGCTCTGCGACAACTGCGGCGAGCGCGAGGCGGCCATCCACCTCACGCAGATCGTGGACAACACGGTCACCACGATGCACCTGTGCGAGCAGTGCGCGGCCGCCAAGGGCGTGGAGACCGGCGCCAGCGTGGCCAAGTTCCCGCTGGGGGACTTCCTCGCGTCGCTCGGCAAGCCGGGCTCGGCCCAGACGGCGGAGTCGGGGGCGGACCTGGCCTGCCCGGCGTGCGGCGCCACGCTGCAGGACTTCCGGCAGACCGGGCGGCTGGGCTGCGCGCGCTGCTACACGACGTTCGAGCCGCACCTCAGGGACCTGCTGCGGCGGCTGCACGGCAGCTCGCAGCACGTGGGCGAGCGGTACACTGCGGAGGTGGCGCCCGCCGCGACCGCGCCCGGGCCGGCCCGCGCGGCGGGCGAGCTGCGCGAGCAGCTCAAGCGCGCCATCGAGGCGGAGAACTTCGAGCTGGCGGCCGAGCTCCGGGACCGCCTGAAGGTCCTCGAATGA
- a CDS encoding ABC transporter ATP-binding protein, producing MTVLLEVRALRKRFPSGDVGWLEVLAGVDLAVSRGEVVAIAGASGSGKSTLLHLVGGLDVPTGGEIVLDGAAYASLEPNALAALRNRRLGFVFQFHHLLREFSALENVMMPLRIAGWEPARARARAAELLAAVGLDGRMTHRPATLSGGEQQRCAVARALVHDPGLVLADEPTGNLDHGNGALVAELLFRLARELETAVVIVTHNRQLAQRADRVLLLEDGLLAPVREVEALP from the coding sequence ATGACCGTGCTGCTCGAGGTGCGCGCGCTCCGGAAGCGGTTCCCGTCGGGCGACGTCGGCTGGCTCGAGGTGCTGGCCGGCGTGGACCTGGCGGTGAGCCGCGGCGAGGTCGTGGCGATCGCGGGGGCCAGCGGCTCGGGGAAGAGCACCCTGCTGCACCTGGTGGGGGGCCTGGACGTCCCGACCGGGGGCGAGATCGTGCTCGATGGCGCCGCCTACGCCTCGCTGGAGCCGAACGCCCTGGCCGCGCTGCGGAACCGCCGGCTCGGCTTCGTGTTCCAGTTCCATCACCTGCTGCGGGAGTTCAGCGCGCTGGAGAACGTGATGATGCCGCTCAGGATCGCCGGCTGGGAGCCGGCCCGGGCCCGCGCCCGCGCCGCCGAGCTGCTGGCGGCGGTGGGGCTGGACGGGCGGATGACGCACCGGCCGGCCACCCTGTCGGGCGGCGAGCAGCAGCGCTGTGCCGTGGCGCGCGCCCTGGTGCACGATCCCGGCCTGGTGCTGGCCGACGAGCCGACCGGCAACCTGGACCACGGCAACGGCGCACTGGTGGCCGAGCTGCTGTTCCGGCTCGCCCGCGAGCTGGAGACGGCGGTGGTGATCGTCACCCACAACCGCCAGCTCGCGCAGCGCGCCGACCGCGTCCTGCTGCTCGAGGACGGGCTCCTGGCGCCCGTGCGCGAGGTGGAGGCACTGCCCTGA